The Halalkalibacter krulwichiae genome has a segment encoding these proteins:
- the spoIIR gene encoding stage II sporulation protein R, which produces MKPNVIIYLLFSLFVVLMSWESQSAVAVASLHQEVSQEEAIRLRILANSDSIRDQALKRDIRDRVNEAITEMVVDLRDLDDAKATIEGNLAMIEDIVESELAKMGLTQTYEVSFSEVQFPTKLYGNIVYPAGLYDAVLITLGEGKGENWWCVLFPPLCFLDMANGEATDEATSVNAAESEQTESEEDIEVSFFVVELFSSIMDRIFSSEKA; this is translated from the coding sequence GAGCTGGGAGTCACAAAGTGCAGTTGCTGTTGCTTCGCTTCACCAAGAAGTGAGCCAAGAAGAGGCGATTCGCTTACGTATATTAGCGAATAGTGATTCGATTCGCGATCAAGCGTTAAAGCGTGATATTCGTGATCGTGTCAATGAAGCTATCACAGAAATGGTTGTCGATCTAAGAGATTTAGACGATGCGAAAGCAACGATTGAAGGAAATCTAGCAATGATAGAAGACATCGTCGAAAGTGAATTAGCGAAAATGGGTTTAACCCAAACTTATGAAGTAAGTTTCTCGGAAGTTCAATTTCCGACGAAGTTATATGGAAATATCGTTTATCCAGCAGGTTTGTATGATGCGGTGTTGATTACACTAGGTGAAGGAAAAGGAGAAAACTGGTGGTGTGTCCTATTTCCTCCGCTTTGTTTCTTAGATATGGCTAATGGTGAAGCGACAGATGAAGCAACATCGGTAAATGCTGCAGAGTCAGAGCAAACAGAATCAGAGGAAGACATTGAAGTGTCATTTTTCGTAGTTGAACTATTCTCTTCTATTATGGATCGTATCTTTTCATCAGAAAAGGCATAA